A region of the Mycobacterium sp. NBC_00419 genome:
CCGGCACGTTCAGGGCGCGCGCCATCGTGGCGACGACGACCTCGCCGGCGATCTTGGAGATGGAGTAGGTGGGCAGCAGGGGCTTGTGGTTGTCGCCGTGAACGGTGCGTTCGGTGCGGGGTTGGTCATCCGGCGGGTCGTAGACGGCACCGGAGGAACAATGCAGGAAGGCCTTGACGCCGCGACAGTGCGCCATCAGCAGGCCTGCCGATTCGGCGTTGACCGCCAGGTCCTTGTCCCACCGGCCACTCTTGGCCACCGCCAGGTTGATGACGTAGTCGAAGTCAGTCGGCAGACCGGTGAAGTCGCCGGCCGCCATGTTGACGGTGTGGCAGCGGACGCCGGCCTTCTCGAGGCGCTCTCGCACGGCGGGGTCGGTGAAGCGGGCGGCGCCCCACACCTCGTTGTCGGCCGCGAAGGCCATGGCGACGGGGACGGCGACCTGGCCGGTCACTCCGGTGATAAGGATTTTCGATCCGCGCATCGGCTGATGGTAGGCAGATGCCGCGGTTGGGACGGTGGTTTGTCTCAGTGCCCGACCTCACCCGCTGAGCCTGCGGTTTCAACTATCGCGCGGCGGGTATGTGAGCAACACTTGAACGGGCCGCTAACTCTGGTGGAACGACGAGTGTGCTGAACTCGCTCGAACCGATCGGATCGCGGCCCCACGCACGAGGCCACACGCACGTCGGGAACGGAGCACGAGTTGATCGCCCGCATTTGTTCGGTACTGTCTGCCACGCTGCTGGCTACGGCGCTGGTGTTCGCGTCCGCGCCCTCGGCTGAGGCGATCCCCGAGGCCTCGGCTGAGGCAATCCCCGGAGCAGAGGACGCCATCGCCAAGGCCGAAAGTGCGCTCGGGTCAGACATGTTCGGCCCGTACGGATGCGAGGCGTTCGTGGCCTATGCCTATAACGTGTCGCAGGCCCAGTACGGCTGGGACGGCGCCGCCGAAACCATGTACCAGACCCTTCTTCGGCAAGGTCAACTACACACGGACATGAATGCCCCGCGCGGCGCCCTCGTCTTCAGCAAGAGCCCCTTCGGCGCCCACATCGACATTGCCCGTGGTGACGGGACGTATGTCTCCGGCGGTGTCCAAGGACTCAAGCGAGGGTATGGCAACGGGCACAACATCCAGATCCTGCCGAGTCCCCATGTGGGCAATGGCTGGGTTTACCGGGGCTGGAGTCTGGGCTACCCGTAGTGAGTCGCGGCTCTTGATGGTGCCCCCAGTCGGACTCGAACCGACACTGTGCGGATTTTAAGTCCGCTGCCTCTGCCAATTGGGCTATGGGGGCCGTGCTGGCAAAAGGGTATTCGATGGTCTCTTCGCGTGGTCGCAGACGTCGGTAGCGTGGACTGATCACCCAAGCCCACCGCGAGGAGCGCCGATGCCCGTCACCTTGATCAACCCCGACGGGCTGCCCGACGCCGGCATCTACCAGCAGGTGGCCGTGGCCAGCGGAACGCGGCTGGTGTTCATCGCCGGCCAGGTCGCGCTCAGCGCCGACGGCACCAAGGTGGGCGAGGGTAATCTGGCCGCCCAGGTCGAGCAGTGCTATCGCAACATCGGCACCGCGCTGGCCGCCGCCGGCGCCACCTTCGACGACGTCGTGAAACTGACTGTCTACCTGGTGGATTGGACTCCGGACAAGATGGAGCCGTTCATGCAGGGCGCCGCGCGCGCCTTCGAGGCCATGGGCATCCCCGCGGCCACTCCCCCGCTGACCGGCATCGGCGTCGACGCCCTGGCCGAACCCGACCTACTGGTCGAGATCGAAGCCACCGCCGTC
Encoded here:
- a CDS encoding NAD-dependent epimerase/dehydratase family protein, translating into MRGSKILITGVTGQVAVPVAMAFAADNEVWGAARFTDPAVRERLEKAGVRCHTVNMAAGDFTGLPTDFDYVINLAVAKSGRWDKDLAVNAESAGLLMAHCRGVKAFLHCSSGAVYDPPDDQPRTERTVHGDNHKPLLPTYSISKIAGEVVVATMARALNVPATIARLNVPYGDNGGWPLFQFEMLLAGISIPVPPGGPAVYNLIHEDDIIAMIPKLLAVASVPVTTVNWGGDQFVSIQEWCTYLGSLVGKEPVFEDSDQALRGNPLDVTKMHELIGTTHVDWRDGMRRMAATFHPELVAP
- a CDS encoding RidA family protein translates to MPVTLINPDGLPDAGIYQQVAVASGTRLVFIAGQVALSADGTKVGEGNLAAQVEQCYRNIGTALAAAGATFDDVVKLTVYLVDWTPDKMEPFMQGAARAFEAMGIPAATPPLTGIGVDALAEPDLLVEIEATAVID